Proteins from one Camelina sativa cultivar DH55 chromosome 8, Cs, whole genome shotgun sequence genomic window:
- the LOC104709708 gene encoding uncharacterized protein LOC104709708 translates to MSFAISRAHFSDEEYEAGCCQLFVENLAHAALGWFSRLPPNSIGSYHELITAFLQHHSTFMIRGASNANLWNMFQRNDESLRDFIYIELDEEKASRTNRPEPPAPKSSKGKEKAQDEHHEPRQHFDKEYADKLDKGKKVQTFAVSNQDPKASSSRPWNNKWVRDPSGKGGNKYCEYHKRAGHSTEECHTLQQILLDKFKEGQIDVDLERRQIAVHRDNHFFNPENENPSKQYNTVPAPQPRPETLPPPPPTHKRNPEQTEDANAPAPRRRINMIMGGLATCRDSVRSIKAYRRGLEAKRGWLVQSTPPTKNSDPIVFTEVDASGLTGPHNDPLVVEMEIGESMVTKILIDTGSSVNVIFKDVLIQMEIDLRTTEHDVQPLIGFDGDTVMTEGTIMLPVYVGGTMHCINFAIVDKSIVYNVILGTPWLHKMKAVA, encoded by the exons ATGAGTTTTGCAATCAGCCGAGCTCATTTCAGTGACGAAGAGTACGAAGCTGGCTGCTGCCAGCTATTCGTTGAGAATTTAGCCCATGCAGCTCTAGGGTGGTTCTCCCGGCTCCCGCCGAACTCGATAGGGAGCTATCACGAGCTTATCACCGCCTTTCTCCAACATCACTCTACATTCATGATTCGAGGCGCGTCGAACGCCAATCTCTGGAACATGTTCCAGCGTAACGATGAATCTCTCCGAGACTTCAT ATACATAGAGTTAGACGAAGAGAAGGCATCGAGGACAAACCGTCCAGAACCCCCGGCCCCCAAATCGtccaaaggaaaagagaaggcACAAGACGAGCATCACGAGCCTCGTCAACACTTTGACAAAGAATACGCCGATAAGTTGGACAAAGGAAAGAAAGTCCAAACGTTTGCAGTTAGTAATCAAGATCCCAAGGCATCTTCATCAAGGCCCTGGAATAACAAGTGGGTCCGAGACCCATCAGGAAAGGGTGGCAACAAATATTGCGAATACCACAAGCGAGCAGGACACTCAACAGAAGAGTGCCACACCCTCCAACAAATATTGCTCGACAAATTTAAAGAGGGCCAAATTGACGTCGATCTCGAGCGACGACAAATAGCCGTTCACAGGGATAACCATTTCTTCAATCCTGAGAACgaaaacccaagcaagcaatatAACACCGTCCCCGCGCCACAACCGAGACCTGAAACTCTACCTCCGCCCCCACCAACCCATAAAAGGAACCCCGAGCAAACTGAGGATGCAAACGCTCCGGCTCCACGCCGAagaataaacatgatcatgggtGGTCTGGCGACTTGCCGCGACTCGGTCCGTTCTATCAAAGCTTATCGACGGGGACTAGAGGCCAAGCGAGGATGGTTAGTTCAAAGCACACCACCTACTAAGAACTCCGATCCAATCGTTTTCACAGAAGTCGATGCATCAGGTCTAACTGGACCTCATAACGACCCACTGGTGGTCGAGATGGAGATCGGCGAAAGCATGGTTACCAAAATCTTGATCGACACAGGTAGTTCGGTAAACGTCATTTTCAAAGACGTGCTCATTCAAATGGAAATCGACTTGCGGACCACCGAGCACGATGTTCAACCTCTCATTGGATTTGACGGTGACACGGTGATGACGGAAGGTACGATCATGCTACCAGTCTATGTGGGCGGGACGATGCATTGCATCAACTTTGCTATCGTCGATAAGTCGATCGTATACAACGTCATCCTCGGCACTCCTTGGCTGCATAAGATGAAGGCCGTGGCGTGA
- the LOC104709710 gene encoding LOW QUALITY PROTEIN: ATP-dependent helicase NAM7-like (The sequence of the model RefSeq protein was modified relative to this genomic sequence to represent the inferred CDS: substituted 1 base at 1 genomic stop codon) has product MNLTTNTRIWKALHNGDANLSLIKSVLQANTADTEQPVSSRNFGNDIMDIIHSANLNSSQESAILACLETGKIRDKTSVKLIWGPPGTGKTKTVATLLFALLNLGSRTVVCAPTNTAVVGVASRLLALFKENSSSEHSTFGLGNIVLVGNRVRMGIDDRGNDDLLNVFLDHRITKLRKLFSPSTRWERRLESVIDTLENTESNYKKYRLLSDVREKQEELEKEEAKKKEKILTFGEFVKPKFDELSETMEKVHRDMVDMYTHLPKSFISSNDVKKMHAAHQAIRRARSFLQENQESLTFDSFNKLIGVDCLQTLRFLSKRFEIPGLLVNEDVRRFCLQNAHVIFCTASGAAEMTAERTGSVELLVVDEAAQLKECESVAALQLEGLRHAVLIGDELQLPAMVQNEVCQKAKFGRSLFERLVLIGHKKHLLNIQYRMHPSISRFPNMEFYDGKIADADIVKEKSYQKRFLQGNMFGSFSFINVGLGKEEFGDGHSPKNMVEVAVIAEILSNLLKVSSETKMKMSVGVISPYKGQIRAIQERIGKKYNSVPGELFTLSVRSVDGFXGGEEDIIIISTVRSNGNGSIGFLSNRQRANVALTRARHCLWVIGNERTLLLSGSIWTKLVRDSKIRGCFYNAVEEKNLRDAMNNALPKVDMSDVYSSFQSLSIRKERINAR; this is encoded by the exons ATGAATTTAACCACAAACACACGTATCTGGAAGGCTTTGCATAACGGAGATGCAAACTTGAGTCTCATCAAGAGTGTCCTTCAGGCTAACACCGCG GATACAGAACAACCTGTTTCTTCTAGGAATTTTGGAAATGATATAATGGATATTATACATTCAGCCAACTTGAACTCTTCCCAAGAATCTGCAATATTGGCTTGCCTAGAGACGGGAAAAATCCGTGACAAGACTAGTGTGAAACTGATTTGGGGGCCACCTGGTACTGGCAAGACAAAGACGGTGGCTACGCTTCTTTTTGCTCTTCTCAACTTAGGTAGCAGAACAGTAGTGTGTGCTCCTACAAACACGGCTGTTGTAGGAGTTGCATCGAGGCTTTTGGCGTTATTTAAGGAAAATTCTTCATCAGAACATTCTACTTTCGGGCTTGGGAATATTGTTTTAGTCGGAAACCGAGTTAGAATGGGGATAGATGACAGGGGGAATGATGACCTCCTCAATGTGTTTCTTGATCATCGCATCACTAAACTGCGTAAACTTTTTTCGCCATCGACCAGATGGGAACGGAGGTTGGAGTCAGTCATTGATACTCTTGAAAATACGGAGTCTAACTATAAGAAATATCGGTTGCTAAGTGACGTAAGGGAGAAGCAAGAAG AAttggagaaggaagaagctaaaaagaaagaaaagattctTACATTTGGGGAGTTTGTAAAGCCAAAGTTTGATGAGTTAAGTGAAACAATGGAGAAAGTCCACAGGGATATGGTGGATATGTACACACATCTGCCTAAGTCTTTTATATCATCCAACGATGTGAAGAAAATGCATGCAGCTCATCAAGCTATTCGCCGAGCCAGATCTTTCTTGCAGGAGAATCAAGAAAGCTTAACATTCGATAGTTTTAACAAACTCATCGGTGTTGATTGCCTTCAGACTCTACGTTTTCTATCAAAACGTTTTGAGATTCCAGGCTTGTTGGTAAACGAGGATGTAAGGAGATTCTGCCTACAAAATGCACACGTAATCTTCTGCACTGCCTCGGGTGCTGCAGAGATGACCGCGGAACGGACAGGATCTGTAGAACTGCTTGTAGTTGACGAGGCGGCTCAACTTAAAGAATGTGAATCTGTTGCTGCGTTGCAACTTGAGGGCTTGCGCCATGCTGTTCTCATAGGAGATGAGCTCCAGCTACCAGCAATGGTGCAAAACGAG GTATGTCAGAAGGCCAAGTTTGGAAGAAGCTTGTTTGAGAGATTGGTTTTGATTGGCCACAAGAAACATTTGCTTAATATTCAATACCGTATGCATCCATCTATAAGTCGTTTCCCCAACATGGAGTTTTATGATGGTAAGATCGCTGATGCTGACATTGTTAAAGAGAAAAGCTACCAAAAGCGGTTTCTTCAAGGAAACATGTTTGGTTCTTTCTCGTTTATTAACGTGGGACTTGGGAAAGAAGAGTTTGGTGATGGACATAGTCCTAAAAACATGGTTGAGGTTGCTGTCATTGCTGAGATCTTATCCAATCTTCTAAAAG TGTCAAGTGagacaaagatgaagatgagcGTTGGGGTTATCTCACCTTATAAAGGTCAAATTAGAGCAATCCAAGAGAGGATCGGTAAGAAGTACAATTCCGTACCAGGTGAGCTCTTCACTTTAAGTGTTCGGTCGGTTGATGGGTTttaaggaggagaagaagacatcATTATCATATCCACTGTGAGAAGCAACGGCAACGGAAGCATAGGGTTTCTCTCTAACCGTCAAAGAGCCAACGTGGCACTGACTCGTGCAAGGCATTGTTTATGGGTGATTGGGAACGAGAGAACTCTATTGCTGAGTGGTTCGATATGGACAAAGCTCGTAAGGGACTCGAAGATACGTGGATGTTTCTATAATGCTGTTGAAGAGAAAAATTTAAGAGATGCCATGAACAATGCTCTTCCAAAGGTCGACATGTCTGATGTGTATTCGAGTTTTCAGTCTCTTTCGATcaggaaagaaagaataaatgCCCGGTAG
- the LOC104707566 gene encoding short-chain dehydrogenase/reductase SDRA, which translates to MEKTKIPRRLEGKVAIVTASTQGIGFGIIERFGLEGASVVVSSRKQANVDEAVEKLKSKGIDAYGIVCHVSNAQHRRNLVEKTVQKYGKIDIVVCNAAANPSTDPILSTKEAVLDKLWEINVKSSILLLQDMAPHLEKGSSVIFITSIAGFQPQGSMAMYGVTKTALLGLVKALAAEMGPDTRVNAVAPGFVPTHFASFITGNSEVRESIEEKTLLNRLGTTGDMAAAAAFLASDDSSYITGETLVVAGGMPSRL; encoded by the exons atggagaagacgaagataCCGAGAAGATTGGAAGGTAAAGTAGCGATTGTGACGGCTTCGACGCAAGGGATTGGTTTCGGAATCATTGAGCGTTTTGGTCTCGAAGGCGCTTCCGTCGTCGTCTCTTCCCGCAAACAG GCAAACGTTGACGAGGCGGTAGAGAAACTCAAATCCAAAGGGATTGATGCGTATGGAATCGTTTGTCATGTTTCCAATGCTCAACATCGCCGTAATCTTGTCGAAAAGACTGTTCAG AAATATGGCAAGATAGATATCGTTGTCTGTAACGCTGCTGCCAACCCATCTACAGACCCGATCTTGTCTACCAAAGAAGCTGTTCTCGACAAGCTATGGGAAATCAATGTCAAATCCTCTATACTTCTCCTTCAG GACATGGCTCCTCACCTAGAGAAGGGTTCTTCGGTTATCTTCATAACTTCCATTGCTGGATTTCAACCACAAGGATCGATGGCTATGTACGGAGTCACTAAGACAGCTCTTCTCGGCCTAGTGAAG GCACTTGCTGCTGAGATGGGACCAGACACACGCGTGAACGCAGTTGCACCCGGTTTTGTTCCCACACACTTTGCTTCGTTCATTACTGGAAACTCCGAAGtg AGGGAAAGTATCGAAGAGAAGACTCTGCTTAACAGGTTGGGAACAACTGGAGATATGGCTGCTGCGGCGGCTTTCTTAGCATCAGATGATTCTTCTTATATTACTGGTGAGACTTTGGTCGTTGCTGGAGGAATGCCCTCAAGACTCTAA
- the LOC109125963 gene encoding protein GLE1-like, whose amino-acid sequence MGIETSPSAKSGDEQYRRDDERELAQEKAVLERTSVVGSSATTSSFQAEEIGLMLVKQRLNKLQELEAMNQELKSRLNEDFRSFEKSIERAIKQITAVKDNVNTKINEIVKIFKDPRCPLSISIAAFAKRMVYKRTPFASSYVIVHVASMFPQAMDILLAEFHKACIYTAPNHIANSDQSVWDSSDAYELLDSIMKLYGALVQEDIHGGNATNMHGIEHG is encoded by the coding sequence ATGGGGATTGAAACGTCTCCCTCTGCAAAATCAGGGGACGAACAGTACCGTAGAGATGATGAACGAGAACTCGCACAAGAGAAGGCTGTGCTAGAGAGAACTAGTGTTGTTGGTAGTTCAGCTACAACATCGAGTTTTCAAGCTGAAGAAATTGGTTTGATGTTGGTGAAGCAGAGATTGAATAAGCTGCAAGAGTTAGAAGCAATGAACCAAGAGCTAAAATCACGTTTGAATGAGGACTTTCGCAGTTTCGAAAAGAGTATTGAAAGGGCGATAAAGCAAATAACTGCGGTGAAGGATAATGTAAATACAAAGATCAATGAGATTGTCAAAATATTCAAAGACCCTCGTTGTCCCTTATCCATCAGTATTGCGGCTTTTGCAAAGAGAATGGTCTACAAAAGGACCCCTTTTGCATCCAGCTACGTCATCGTTCACGTCGCCTCGATGTTTCCACAAGCTATGGATATACTACTTGCTGAGTTCCACAAAGCTTGCATCTACACTGCTCCAAATCATATCGCAAACTCAGATCAGTCAGTGTGGGATTCTTCTGACGCTTATGAACTCCTAGATTCTATTATGAAGCTCTACGGTGCGCTCGTCCAGGAAGATATACACGGTGGCAATGCTACTAACATGCATGGGATAGAACATGGATAG
- the LOC104707567 gene encoding EH domain-containing protein 2-like, with translation MFMFLICLIDLLAKLAVVPQPQVTAKAPWYKSKSIIKPQVNVVTIVDGLKRLYTEKLKPLEVTYRFNDFASPVLTNSDFDAKPMVMLLGQYSTGKTTFIKHLLGCDYPGAHIGPEPTTDRFVVAMSGPDERTIPGNTMAVQADMPFNGLTSFGGAFLSKFECSQMPHPVLDQITLVDTPGVLSGEKQRMQRSYDFTGVISWFASKCDMILLLFDPHKLDISDEFKRVITSLRGNEDKIRVVLNKADQVDTQQLMRVYGALMWSLGKVLNTPEVVRVYIGSFNDKPINEAAVGPIGKELFEKEQNDLLADLMDIPKKACDRKINEFVKRARAAKINAYIMSHLRKEMPAMMGKSKAQQRLMDNLQEEFGKVQREFHLPAGDFPSVEHFREVLGGYNIDKFEKLKPKMIQAVDDMLGYDIPDLLKKFRNPYD, from the exons atgtttatgtttttaatatgtcTGATTGATTTGCTGGCTAAACTTGCAGTAGTTCCTCAGCCACAAGTCACGGCAAAAGCTCCCTGgtacaaatcaaaatctattatCAAG CCACAAGTAAATGTGGTGACAATTGTCGATGGCTTGAAAAGATTGTACACTGAAAAGCTGAAGCCTTTGGAAGTCACATATCGTTTCAATGATTTTGCATCCCCTGTACTG ACTAATAGCGATTTTGATGCCAAACCAATGGTAATGCTTTTGGGTCAATATTCCACCGgaaaaacaacatttattaAACACTTGCTCGGATGTGACTACCCCG GAGCTCACATTGGTCCAGAGCCAACAACAGATCGGTTTGTGGTTGCAATG aGTGGACCAGATGAACGAACCATACCTGGAAATACCATGGCTGTTCAAGCTGACATGCCATTTAACGGGCTAACAAGTTTTGGAGGTGCTTTCCTCTCAAAGTTTGAGTGTTCACAAATGCCGCATCCC GTCTTGGACCAAATTACTCTTGTAGACACTCCTGGAGTTCTTTCTGGAGAGAAACAAAGGATGCAAAGGAGCTATGACTTCACTGGTGTGATCTCATGGTTTGCATCTAAATGTGATATGATTCTCCTTCTCTTTGATCCCCATAAGCTTGACATCAGTGATGAATTCAAACGGGTGATAACATCTCTGCGTGGTAACGAAGACAAGATCCGTGTTGTTTTAAACAAAGCTGACCAAGTTGATACTCAACAA CTAATGAGAGTGTATGGAGCATTGATGTGGTCGCTTGGTAAAGTCTTGAATACACCAGAGGTCGTACGTGTCTATATTGG GTCCTTCAATGACAAACCCATAAACGAAGCTGCAGTTGGACCGATtggaaaagaactctttgagAAAGAGCAAAATGATCTTCTAGCAGACTTAATGGACATACCTAAGAAAGCATGTGACAGAAAG ATTAACGAGTTTGTGAAGCGAGCTCGAGCTGCGAAGATCAATGCATACATTATGAGCCATCTTAGGAAGGAAATGCCAGCAATGATGGGCAAATCCAAAGCTCAGCAACGTCTTATGGACAATCTCCAAGAAGAATTTGGAAAG gTACAGAGGGAGTTTCATCTTCCGGCTGGAGATTTCCCAAGTGTGGAGCATTTTAGAGAAGTATTGGGAGGCTATAACATTGACAAATTCGAGAAGTTGAAGCCTAAGATGATTCAAGCAGTGGATGATATGCTGGGATACGATATTCCAGATCTATTGAAGAAATTCAGAAATCCTTATGATTAA
- the LOC104707568 gene encoding probable tyrosine-protein phosphatase At1g05000 translates to MTLESYAGDVHTVPQSENSTEDRGGGGGELFVPPLNFAMVDNGIFRSGFPEPVSFSFLQSLRLRSIIYLCPEAYPEVNIEFAKSNGIQVFQFGIERCKEPFVNIPDEVIREALQVLLDTENHPVLIHCKSGKHRTGCLVGCVRKIQRWCLSSIFDEYQRFAAAKARISDQRFMELFDISNLKHSPLSFSCSKRHTHIDY, encoded by the exons ATGACGTTGGAGAGCTACGCCGGAGATGTTCACACCGTACCACAGTCGGAGAACTCGACGGAGGATAgaggcggcggcggcggcgagCTTTTCGTGCCACCTCTCAACTTCGCTATGGTCGATAATGGAATTTTCCGTTCTGGTTTCCCTGAACCCGTCAGTTTCAGCTTTCTCCAGTCTCTTCGCCTCCGATCCATCAT ATATTTGTGCCCTGAGGCATACCCAGAGGTGAACATAGAATTCGCAAAATCAAATGGGATCCAAGTCTTTCAATTTGGAATTGAAAGATGCAAG GAACCCTTTGTTAATATCCCTGACGAGGTAATCCGAGAAGCATTACAAGTACTTCTAG atACCGAGAATCATCCTGTGTTAATTCATTGCAAAAGTGGGAAG CATCGGACAGGGTGTCTAGTAGGTTGTGTGAGGAAGATTCAGAGATGGTGTTTGTCTTCCATCTTCGATGAGTACCAGAGATTCGCAGCTGCCAAAGCTAGGATATCAGACCAGAGGTTCATGGAACTCTTTGACATCTCCAATCTAAAGCATTCACCACTCTCCTTCTCTTGTTCCAAGAGGCATACTCACATTGATTACTGA
- the LOC104707569 gene encoding death-associated inhibitor of apoptosis 1-like, whose amino-acid sequence MSQQLGVETSQSQSETQQSTTFLDLLRVQMDGLDRTRRRKRTLKERLGFKQIGCCGPTWGLRLTTSTTTTNTREDDEPFDNRVGSGSNHGPVQLTQGINLAAALAAERNYRTEETVASSSGSLTPLRVSLMRLLEETAERVVEGNETASSSSTVRGGGGNDSMCCVCMGRKKGAALIPCGHTFCRVCSREVWLNRGSCPLCNRPIIEILDIY is encoded by the coding sequence ATGAGTCAACAACTAGGTGTAGAAACAAGTCAGTCCCAGTCCGAGACGCAACAGTCAACGACATTTCTTGATTTGCTACGAGTCCAGATGGACGGTCTCGATCGAACCAGAAGAAGGAAACGAACACTAAAGGAACGGCTAGGATTCAAACAAATCGGATGTTGTGGTCCAACCTGGGGTCTTCGGTTAACAAccagtactactactactaacaCTCGCGAAGACGACGAACCGTTCGATAACCGGGTCGGTTCCGGTTCAAATCATGGACCGGTTCAGTTAACCCAAGGTATTAATCTCGCAGCTGCTTTAGCAGCGGAGAGAAATTACCGAACGGAGGAAACGGTAGCGTCGTCATCAGGGAGTTTGACGCCGTTAAGAGTTTCGTTAATGAGATTGTTAGAGGAAACGGCGGAGAGAGTCGTCGAAGGGAATGAAACGGCGTCGTCGTCATCGACGGTTAGAGGAGGTGGTGGTAATGATTCGATGTGCTGCGTGTGCATGGGAAGGAAGAAAGGAGCAGCGTTAATCCCATGTGGACACACTTTTTGCAGAGTGTGTTCTCGAGAGGTGTGGCTTAATCGAGGTTCGTGTCCCCTTTGTAACCGTCCGATCATCGAGATCCTCGacatttattga
- the LOC104707570 gene encoding probable plastid-lipid-associated protein 1, chloroplastic: MATVPSLFTQFPCKTLVPNSPNAKPHSKSPVQVSVHSFNRRSELGISVHRRGFKVRATDFDDEWGQEGVERVMASSSVAEKEADEAIESVEETEKLKRSLADSLYGTDRGLSASSDTRAEISELITQIESKNPTPAPTDALFLLNGKWILAYTSFVGMFPLLSRRIEPLVKVDEISQTIDSDTFTVQNSVLFAGPFSTTSVSTNAKFEIRSPKRVQIKFEQGVIGTPQLTDSIEIPEFVEVLGQKIDLSPIKGLLTSVQDTASSVARTISSQPPLKFSLSSDKTQSWLLTTYLDKDLRISRGDGGSLFVLIKEGSSLLNP, translated from the exons atggcgactGTACCATCGTTGTTCACTCAATTCCCCTGCAAAACCCTAGTTCCAAACTCACCAAACGCTAAACCACATTCCAAATCTCCGGTTCAAGTCTCGGTACACTCATTCAATCGGAGGTCGGAGCTTGGGATCTCTGTTCACCGGCGAGGTTTCAAAGTCCGAGCAACGGATTTTGATGACGAATGGGGTCAAGAAGGGGTGGAGAGAGTAATGGCTTCATCATCGGTGGCGGAGAAAGAAGCAGACGAAGCGATCGAATCCGTGGAGGAGACGGAGAAGCTTAAGAGATCGCTGGCTGATTCATTGTACGGTACAGATCGTGGGTTAAGCGCGTCGAGCGATACGAGAGCTGAGATCAGCGAGCTTATTACCCAGATCGAGTCTAAGAACCCTACTCCAGCTCCTACCGATGCTCTGTTTCTCCTCAATGGCAAATGGATTCTCGC CTACACATCGTTCGTGGGTATGTTCCCATTGCTCTCACGCAGAATCGAGCCATTGGTTAAAGTGGATGAGATCTCACAAACCATTGATTCCGATACCTTCACCGTTCAAAACTCTGTTCTCTTTGCTGGTCCCTTTTCCACAACATCCGTTAGCACCAACGCTAAGTTCGAAATCCGAAGCCCTAAACGTGTTCAG aTTAAGTTCGAGCAAGGAGTTATTGGAACTCCTCAGCTAACGGATTCTATTGAAATCCCCGAATTCGTCGAGGTTCTTGGCCAAAAAATCGATCTCAGCCCTATTAAAGGGTTACTTACATCAGTCCAAGACACGGCTTCCTCTGTGGCTAGAACCATCTCAAGCCAACCACCATTGAAATTCTCTTTGTCTAGTGACAAGACCCAGTCGTGGCTGCTCACAACTTACCTTGACAAAGACCTTCGGATCTCGAGAGGTGATGGCGGAAGCCTCTTTGTGCTCATCAAAGAAGGAAGCTCTCTCTTAAACCcttaa
- the LOC109125869 gene encoding probable transcription repressor OFP9: protein MCNLIVNMKITNRTQEETEKDNKKQNKQSQHQTREARICSRALCCSNKARLSTSSASSSSVESDRSSRYSDQYGSLSSLAHYMVQEKLEQMIRETQEATQHQAKIRQEKARRTRRRSEGSIGSTKFIVMMAMEKFSYDPREDFRDSMVEMIVANKIKEADELRSLLEYYLSMNPREYRSAILEIFYEVCADLFRS, encoded by the coding sequence ATGTGTAACTTAATCGTCAACATGAAAATCACAAACAGAAcacaagaagaaacagagaaagataacaagaaacagaacaaacaatCACAACACCAAACAAGAGAAGCAAGAATCTGCAGCAGAGCTTTGTGTTGCAGCAACAAAGCAAGACTCAGcacttcttctgcttcttcttcctcggtGGAATCAGACAGAAGTTCTAGATATTCAGACCAGTACGGTTCGCTCTCTAGCCTAGCACACTACATGGTTCAGGAGAAGCTAGAGCAGATGATCAGAGAGACACAAGAAGCCACACAACATCAAGCAAAGATTAGGCAAGAAAAGgcgagaagaacaagaagaagaagcgaggGGAGCATCGGTAGCACTAAGTTCATTGTCATGATGGCGATGGAGAAATTTTCTTATGATCCAAGAGAGGACTTTAGAGACTCCATGGTGGAGATGATTgtagcaaacaaaataaaagaagcaGATGAACTTAGAAGCCTCTTGGAGTACTATCTATCGATGAATCCTCGCGAGTACCGGTCTGCCATTCTCGAGATCTTTTACGAGGTTTGTGCTGATTTGTTTCGTAGCTAA